Proteins found in one Brachypodium distachyon strain Bd21 chromosome 5, Brachypodium_distachyon_v3.0, whole genome shotgun sequence genomic segment:
- the LOC100824247 gene encoding DNA mismatch repair protein MSH3 isoform X1, with the protein MGKQPKQQVLSRFFAPSAAAKPPVAPPPPNPPASAFASFSPAKRARALSRSPKTPDAKKHKPSSSSSAPARDAVRRRLLEPPLSALPAPTAVPRLPASNPSSSGSGSGKGYTPLEQQVVDLKARHPDVLLMVEVGYRYRFFGEDAAAAASVLGIVAHPDRSFLTASVPTFRLGFHVRRLVAAGHKVGVVRQTETAAIKAAHGGAAAGAPFARGLSAVYTRATIEASAGELEGGGAPEEGSRYLVCVVDREAEAVGREGFEVKVGVVAVEVSTGEVVHGEFMDGASRSGLEAVLLGLAPVEVILGTPLSFATEKLMRAYAGPASNVRVECTPRMCFGEAGALAELLSFFEKSEVNSPTIENNRQMIEISEADNSCHGIDNNRQGIDNDLHGIEGIMALPELVVQAMALIVRYLKGFGMERLICFGSSFRPFSANTEMSLSANALQQLEVLKNNSDGSVEGSLFQAMNNTCTAFGSRLFRHWLTHPLCDRNLICARHDAVSEISESMGSRQHSDSMLHDGEDGGCTASVRSDLSTVLSSILTMLGRSLDSQRGITRIFHCKATAKEFVGVIEAILTAGKQLQKLVLEDTDTVSSQRKSVHSSLLRRLISTASSSTVLSNAVKLLSCLNKDAADQGDMLNIFIASVDQFPEVAEGHVTVEMAKRKLDLLIVEYRKQLGMRNLEYKTVAGTTYLIELPVDRRVPSNWMKVNSTKKTIRYHTPEIVKNLDNLVLAKEELAVICRTTWHTFLMDFGKYYAQFQATVESLAALDCLYSLATLAKQNNYVQPNFVPENEASQIHIKDGRHPVLESLLGDNFVPNDTDLQADEEYCQIVTGPNMGGKSCYIRQVALITIMAQVGSFVPASSARLHVVDGIYTRMGASDSIQQGTSTFYEELNEASNILHNCSSRSLVIIDELGRGTSTHDGVAIAYATLQYLLKEKKCIVIFVTHYPKILDIQREFEGSVGAYHVSYLSTRKLLEITDEKMEIGTETEDLGEITFLYKLVAGASDRSFGLNVALLAQLPLSCIRRASVMAAKLQEELSEREENKVGRLMEKPAGHSPKAVCAAQPYQGLMEACRRILGDMRCVESSNDLTDTLSHLRNAKEIAVKTTKG; encoded by the exons ATGGGCAAGCAACCGAAGCAGCAAGTGCTCTCCCGCTTCTTcgctccctccgccgccgccaaaccGCCCGtggcaccgcctccgccgaacccacccgcctccgccttcgcTTCCTTCTCTCCCGCcaagcgcgcgcgcgccctctCCCGCTCCCCCAAAACCCCCGACGCCAAAAAACACAAaccctcctcatcctcctccgcccccgctcGCGATGCCGTCCGCCGCAGGCTCCTCGAGCCGCCTCTCTCCGcgctgccggcgccgacggcggtTCCACGGCTTCCCGCATCAAACCctagcagcagcggcagcggcagcggcaaggGATACACGCCGCTGGAGCAGCAGGTGGTGGACCTCAAGGCGCGGCACCCGGACGTGCTCCTCATGGTCGAGGTAGGCTACCGCTACCGCTTCTTCGGCGAGgacgcggccgctgccgcctccgtGCTCGGCATCGTCGCGCACCCGGACCGCAGCTTCCTCACCGCCAGCGTCCCCACTTTCCGCCTCGGCTTCCACGtccgccgcctcgtcgccgcggGCCACAAGGTCGGCGTCGTGCGCCAGACCGAGACCGCCGCCATCAAGGCGgcccacggcggcgccgcggccggggCGCCGTTCGCGCGCGGGCTGTCGGCCGTGTACACGCGCGCCACCATCGAGGCCTCCGCCGGGGAGttggagggcggcggcgcgcctgAGGAGGGGAGCAGGTACCTCGTGTGCGTGGTGGAcagggaggcggaggcggtggggagggaggggttcGAGGTGAAGGTCGGGGTGGTGGCCGTCGAGGTGTCCACCGGCGAGGTCGTGCATGGGGAGTTCATGGATGGCGCCTCCCGGAGCGGCCTCGAGGCCGTGCTTCTTGGCTTGGCGCCCGTCGAGGTCATTCTCGGCACTCCACTCTCGTTCGCTACGGAAAAG CTGATGAGGGCATATGCGGGACCTGCTTCTAATGTCCGGGTTGAGTGCACCCCGCGCATGTGTTTTGGTGAGGCCGGCGCTTTAGCAGAATTGCTGTCTTTTTTTGAGAAGTCAGAGGTCAATTCACCGACCATTGAAAACAATAGGCAGATGATAGAAATAAGTGAAGCAGACAACAGTTGTCACGGGATAGACAATAATCGTCAAGGGATCGACAATGATCTTCATGGGATTGAG GGCATCATGGCTCTGCCAGAGCTAGTGGTGCAAGCAATGGCATTGATTGTTCGCTATCTCAAGGGTTTCGGTATGGAAAGGTTAATCTGCTTTGGTTCTTCATTCCGTCCATTTAGTGCTAATACTGAAATGTCCCTATCAGCAAACGCTCTTCAACAACTTGAG GTATTGAAGAACAACTCAGATGGTTCAGTAGAAGGGTCTTTATTCCAAGCTATGAACAACACATGTACAGCTTTTGGATCTAGGCTGTTTAGACACTGG TTGACCCACCCCTTATGTGATAGAAATCTAATATGTGCTCGTCATGATGCGGTCTCTGAGATCTCTGAATCGATGGGGTCACGGCAACATTCAGATAGCATGCTTCATGATGGAGAGGATGGGGGCTGCACAGCTTCTGTGCGAAGTGATCTAAGCACCGTTCTTTCATCTATTCTAACAATGCTGGGAAGATCACTTGATTCTCAAAGAGGAATAACACGGATTTTTCACTGCAAAGCCACAGCTAAAGAG TTTGTTGGAGTCATCGAGGCTATCCTGACAGCTGGAAAGCAGCTGCAGAAGCTTGTTCTCGAGGATACTGACACTGTGTCTTCTCAGCGTAAATCTGTCCACTCTTCTTTGCTGAGAAGGCTAATAAGTACAGCTTCATCATCCACTGTACTTTCTAATGCTGTGAAACTTCTTTCGTGTCTTAACAAAGATGCTGCTGATCAAGGAGACATGCTAAACATATTCATTGCGTCTGTTGATCAATTCCCTGAG GTTGCAGAGGGCCATGTGACTGTTGAAATGGCCAAGCGAAAACTGGATTTGTTAATTGTTGAGTATCGGAAGCAGCTTGGTATGCGCAACTTGGAGTACAAAACTGTAGCTGGAACAACTTATTTGATTGAA CTACCAGTAGATAGAAGGGTGCCTTCAAATTGGATGAAAGTAAAtagcacaaaaaaaactatcagATACCACACTCCTGAAATCGTGAAAAACTTGGACAATTTAGTGCTGGCTAAGGAAGAACTAGCAGTTATCTGCAGGACAACATGGCATACGTTCCTTATGGATTTCGGCAAATATTATGCGCAGTTTCAAGCAACTGTTGAGTCTCTTGCAGCTCTAGACTGCTTATACTCTCTTGCCACActtgcaaaacaaaat AACTATGTGCAACCTAATTTTGTTCCTGAGAATGAAGCAAGCCAGATTCACATCAAAGACGGCCGCCATCCG GTTCTGGAGTCTCTACTTGGAGACAATTTTGTTCCAAATGATACAGACCTTCAAGCAGATGAGGAGTACTGCCAGATTGTTACAGGACCAAACATGGGAGGAAAAAGTTGCTATATTCGCCAAGTTGCATTAATTACCATTATGGCCCAG GTTGGTTCCTTTGTACCAGCTTCATCAGCAAGATTGCATGTTGTCGATGGAATCTATACTAGGATGGGTGCATCTGACAGTATTCAGCAAGGAACAAGTACCTTCTATGAAGAGTTGAATGAAGCTTCCAACATATTGCATAACTGCTCATCTCGATCCTTAGTTATCATTGATGAGCTTGGTCGTGGAACAAGCACACACGATGGTGTTGCTATTGCTTATGCTACGTTACAGTATCTCCTCAAAGAGAAGAAGTGTATTGTCATTTTTGTCACTCATTATCCAAAAATTCTTGATATTCAGAGAGAATTTGAAGGTTCCGTTGGGGCATACCACGTTTCATATCTATCAACAAGGAAGCTGTTGGAAATCACTGATGAAAAGATGGAAATTGGCACAGAAACAGAGGATCTTGGAGAAATTACTTTCTTGTATAAACTTGTTGCTGGAGCTTCAGACAGAAGCTTTGGTCTCAATGTTGCTCTGCTTGCACAG CTCCCATTAAGTTGTATTAGACGTGCATCAGTCATGGCAGCCAAACTGCAAGAAGAGTTGAGTGAGCGCGAGGAAAATAAGGTAGGGAGGCTGATGGAGAAACCAGCCGGGCACTCTCCAAAAGCGGTCTGTGCCGCACAGCCTTACCAAGGGTTGATGGAAGCGTGTCGCAGGATACTTGGTGACATGAGATGTGTTGAAAGCAGTAATGACCTGACGGATACGCTTTCTCATCTGAGGAACGCCAAGGAGATTGCAGTGAAGACAACTAAAGGCTAG
- the LOC100824247 gene encoding DNA mismatch repair protein MSH3 isoform X2, whose amino-acid sequence MGKQPKQQVLSRFFAPSAAAKPPVAPPPPNPPASAFASFSPAKRARALSRSPKTPDAKKHKPSSSSSAPARDAVRRRLLEPPLSALPAPTAVPRLPASNPSSSGSGSGKGYTPLEQQVVDLKARHPDVLLMVEVGYRYRFFGEDAAAAASVLGIVAHPDRSFLTASVPTFRLGFHVRRLVAAGHKVGVVRQTETAAIKAAHGGAAAGAPFARGLSAVYTRATIEASAGELEGGGAPEEGSRYLVCVVDREAEAVGREGFEVKVGVVAVEVSTGEVVHGEFMDGASRSGLEAVLLGLAPVEVILGTPLSFATEKLMRAYAGPASNVRVECTPRMCFGEAGALAELLSFFEKSEVNSPTIENNRQMIEISEADNSCHGIDNNRQGIDNDLHGIEGIMALPELVVQAMALIVRYLKGFGMERLICFGSSFRPFSANTEMSLSANALQQLEVLKNNSDGSVEGSLFQAMNNTCTAFGSRLFRHWLTHPLCDRNLICARHDAVSEISESMGSRQHSDSMLHDGEDGGCTASVRSDLSTVLSSILTMLGRSLDSQRGITRIFHCKATAKEFVGVIEAILTAGKQLQKLVLEDTDTVSSQHAADQGDMLNIFIASVDQFPEVAEGHVTVEMAKRKLDLLIVEYRKQLGMRNLEYKTVAGTTYLIELPVDRRVPSNWMKVNSTKKTIRYHTPEIVKNLDNLVLAKEELAVICRTTWHTFLMDFGKYYAQFQATVESLAALDCLYSLATLAKQNNYVQPNFVPENEASQIHIKDGRHPVLESLLGDNFVPNDTDLQADEEYCQIVTGPNMGGKSCYIRQVALITIMAQVGSFVPASSARLHVVDGIYTRMGASDSIQQGTSTFYEELNEASNILHNCSSRSLVIIDELGRGTSTHDGVAIAYATLQYLLKEKKCIVIFVTHYPKILDIQREFEGSVGAYHVSYLSTRKLLEITDEKMEIGTETEDLGEITFLYKLVAGASDRSFGLNVALLAQLPLSCIRRASVMAAKLQEELSEREENKVGRLMEKPAGHSPKAVCAAQPYQGLMEACRRILGDMRCVESSNDLTDTLSHLRNAKEIAVKTTKG is encoded by the exons ATGGGCAAGCAACCGAAGCAGCAAGTGCTCTCCCGCTTCTTcgctccctccgccgccgccaaaccGCCCGtggcaccgcctccgccgaacccacccgcctccgccttcgcTTCCTTCTCTCCCGCcaagcgcgcgcgcgccctctCCCGCTCCCCCAAAACCCCCGACGCCAAAAAACACAAaccctcctcatcctcctccgcccccgctcGCGATGCCGTCCGCCGCAGGCTCCTCGAGCCGCCTCTCTCCGcgctgccggcgccgacggcggtTCCACGGCTTCCCGCATCAAACCctagcagcagcggcagcggcagcggcaaggGATACACGCCGCTGGAGCAGCAGGTGGTGGACCTCAAGGCGCGGCACCCGGACGTGCTCCTCATGGTCGAGGTAGGCTACCGCTACCGCTTCTTCGGCGAGgacgcggccgctgccgcctccgtGCTCGGCATCGTCGCGCACCCGGACCGCAGCTTCCTCACCGCCAGCGTCCCCACTTTCCGCCTCGGCTTCCACGtccgccgcctcgtcgccgcggGCCACAAGGTCGGCGTCGTGCGCCAGACCGAGACCGCCGCCATCAAGGCGgcccacggcggcgccgcggccggggCGCCGTTCGCGCGCGGGCTGTCGGCCGTGTACACGCGCGCCACCATCGAGGCCTCCGCCGGGGAGttggagggcggcggcgcgcctgAGGAGGGGAGCAGGTACCTCGTGTGCGTGGTGGAcagggaggcggaggcggtggggagggaggggttcGAGGTGAAGGTCGGGGTGGTGGCCGTCGAGGTGTCCACCGGCGAGGTCGTGCATGGGGAGTTCATGGATGGCGCCTCCCGGAGCGGCCTCGAGGCCGTGCTTCTTGGCTTGGCGCCCGTCGAGGTCATTCTCGGCACTCCACTCTCGTTCGCTACGGAAAAG CTGATGAGGGCATATGCGGGACCTGCTTCTAATGTCCGGGTTGAGTGCACCCCGCGCATGTGTTTTGGTGAGGCCGGCGCTTTAGCAGAATTGCTGTCTTTTTTTGAGAAGTCAGAGGTCAATTCACCGACCATTGAAAACAATAGGCAGATGATAGAAATAAGTGAAGCAGACAACAGTTGTCACGGGATAGACAATAATCGTCAAGGGATCGACAATGATCTTCATGGGATTGAG GGCATCATGGCTCTGCCAGAGCTAGTGGTGCAAGCAATGGCATTGATTGTTCGCTATCTCAAGGGTTTCGGTATGGAAAGGTTAATCTGCTTTGGTTCTTCATTCCGTCCATTTAGTGCTAATACTGAAATGTCCCTATCAGCAAACGCTCTTCAACAACTTGAG GTATTGAAGAACAACTCAGATGGTTCAGTAGAAGGGTCTTTATTCCAAGCTATGAACAACACATGTACAGCTTTTGGATCTAGGCTGTTTAGACACTGG TTGACCCACCCCTTATGTGATAGAAATCTAATATGTGCTCGTCATGATGCGGTCTCTGAGATCTCTGAATCGATGGGGTCACGGCAACATTCAGATAGCATGCTTCATGATGGAGAGGATGGGGGCTGCACAGCTTCTGTGCGAAGTGATCTAAGCACCGTTCTTTCATCTATTCTAACAATGCTGGGAAGATCACTTGATTCTCAAAGAGGAATAACACGGATTTTTCACTGCAAAGCCACAGCTAAAGAG TTTGTTGGAGTCATCGAGGCTATCCTGACAGCTGGAAAGCAGCTGCAGAAGCTTGTTCTCGAGGATACTGACACTGTGTCTTCTCAGC ATGCTGCTGATCAAGGAGACATGCTAAACATATTCATTGCGTCTGTTGATCAATTCCCTGAG GTTGCAGAGGGCCATGTGACTGTTGAAATGGCCAAGCGAAAACTGGATTTGTTAATTGTTGAGTATCGGAAGCAGCTTGGTATGCGCAACTTGGAGTACAAAACTGTAGCTGGAACAACTTATTTGATTGAA CTACCAGTAGATAGAAGGGTGCCTTCAAATTGGATGAAAGTAAAtagcacaaaaaaaactatcagATACCACACTCCTGAAATCGTGAAAAACTTGGACAATTTAGTGCTGGCTAAGGAAGAACTAGCAGTTATCTGCAGGACAACATGGCATACGTTCCTTATGGATTTCGGCAAATATTATGCGCAGTTTCAAGCAACTGTTGAGTCTCTTGCAGCTCTAGACTGCTTATACTCTCTTGCCACActtgcaaaacaaaat AACTATGTGCAACCTAATTTTGTTCCTGAGAATGAAGCAAGCCAGATTCACATCAAAGACGGCCGCCATCCG GTTCTGGAGTCTCTACTTGGAGACAATTTTGTTCCAAATGATACAGACCTTCAAGCAGATGAGGAGTACTGCCAGATTGTTACAGGACCAAACATGGGAGGAAAAAGTTGCTATATTCGCCAAGTTGCATTAATTACCATTATGGCCCAG GTTGGTTCCTTTGTACCAGCTTCATCAGCAAGATTGCATGTTGTCGATGGAATCTATACTAGGATGGGTGCATCTGACAGTATTCAGCAAGGAACAAGTACCTTCTATGAAGAGTTGAATGAAGCTTCCAACATATTGCATAACTGCTCATCTCGATCCTTAGTTATCATTGATGAGCTTGGTCGTGGAACAAGCACACACGATGGTGTTGCTATTGCTTATGCTACGTTACAGTATCTCCTCAAAGAGAAGAAGTGTATTGTCATTTTTGTCACTCATTATCCAAAAATTCTTGATATTCAGAGAGAATTTGAAGGTTCCGTTGGGGCATACCACGTTTCATATCTATCAACAAGGAAGCTGTTGGAAATCACTGATGAAAAGATGGAAATTGGCACAGAAACAGAGGATCTTGGAGAAATTACTTTCTTGTATAAACTTGTTGCTGGAGCTTCAGACAGAAGCTTTGGTCTCAATGTTGCTCTGCTTGCACAG CTCCCATTAAGTTGTATTAGACGTGCATCAGTCATGGCAGCCAAACTGCAAGAAGAGTTGAGTGAGCGCGAGGAAAATAAGGTAGGGAGGCTGATGGAGAAACCAGCCGGGCACTCTCCAAAAGCGGTCTGTGCCGCACAGCCTTACCAAGGGTTGATGGAAGCGTGTCGCAGGATACTTGGTGACATGAGATGTGTTGAAAGCAGTAATGACCTGACGGATACGCTTTCTCATCTGAGGAACGCCAAGGAGATTGCAGTGAAGACAACTAAAGGCTAG
- the LOC100824247 gene encoding DNA mismatch repair protein MSH3 isoform X3: MGKQPKQQVLSRFFAPSAAAKPPVAPPPPNPPASAFASFSPAKRARALSRSPKTPDAKKHKPSSSSSAPARDAVRRRLLEPPLSALPAPTAVPRLPASNPSSSGSGSGKGYTPLEQQVVDLKARHPDVLLMVEVGYRYRFFGEDAAAAASVLGIVAHPDRSFLTASVPTFRLGFHVRRLVAAGHKVGVVRQTETAAIKAAHGGAAAGAPFARGLSAVYTRATIEASAGELEGGGAPEEGSRYLVCVVDREAEAVGREGFEVKVGVVAVEVSTGEVVHGEFMDGASRSGLEAVLLGLAPVEVILGTPLSFATEKLMRAYAGPASNVRVECTPRMCFGEAGALAELLSFFEKSEVNSPTIENNRQMIEISEADNSCHGIDNNRQGIDNDLHGIEGIMALPELVVQAMALIVRYLKGFGMERLICFGSSFRPFSANTEMSLSANALQQLEVLKNNSDGSVEGSLFQAMNNTCTAFGSRLFRHWLTHPLCDRNLICARHDAVSEISESMGSRQHSDSMLHDGEDGGCTASVRSDLSTVLSSILTMLGRSLDSQRGITRIFHCKATAKEFVGVIEAILTAGKQLQKLVLEDTDTVSSQRKSVHSSLLRRLISTASSSTVLSNAVKLLSCLNKDAADQGDMLNIFIASVDQFPEVAEGHVTVEMAKRKLDLLIVEYRKQLGMRNLEYKTVAGTTYLIELPVDRRVPSNWMKVNSTKKTIRYHTPEIVKNLDNLVLAKEELAVICRTTWHTFLMDFGKYYAQFQATVESLAALDCLYSLATLAKQNNYVQPNFVPENEASQIHIKDGRHPVLESLLGDNFVPNDTDLQADEEYCQIVTGPNMGGKSCYIRQVALITIMAQVGSFVPASSARLHVVDGIYTRMGASDSIQQGTSTFYEELNEASNILHNCSSRSLVIIDELGRGTSTHDERI; the protein is encoded by the exons ATGGGCAAGCAACCGAAGCAGCAAGTGCTCTCCCGCTTCTTcgctccctccgccgccgccaaaccGCCCGtggcaccgcctccgccgaacccacccgcctccgccttcgcTTCCTTCTCTCCCGCcaagcgcgcgcgcgccctctCCCGCTCCCCCAAAACCCCCGACGCCAAAAAACACAAaccctcctcatcctcctccgcccccgctcGCGATGCCGTCCGCCGCAGGCTCCTCGAGCCGCCTCTCTCCGcgctgccggcgccgacggcggtTCCACGGCTTCCCGCATCAAACCctagcagcagcggcagcggcagcggcaaggGATACACGCCGCTGGAGCAGCAGGTGGTGGACCTCAAGGCGCGGCACCCGGACGTGCTCCTCATGGTCGAGGTAGGCTACCGCTACCGCTTCTTCGGCGAGgacgcggccgctgccgcctccgtGCTCGGCATCGTCGCGCACCCGGACCGCAGCTTCCTCACCGCCAGCGTCCCCACTTTCCGCCTCGGCTTCCACGtccgccgcctcgtcgccgcggGCCACAAGGTCGGCGTCGTGCGCCAGACCGAGACCGCCGCCATCAAGGCGgcccacggcggcgccgcggccggggCGCCGTTCGCGCGCGGGCTGTCGGCCGTGTACACGCGCGCCACCATCGAGGCCTCCGCCGGGGAGttggagggcggcggcgcgcctgAGGAGGGGAGCAGGTACCTCGTGTGCGTGGTGGAcagggaggcggaggcggtggggagggaggggttcGAGGTGAAGGTCGGGGTGGTGGCCGTCGAGGTGTCCACCGGCGAGGTCGTGCATGGGGAGTTCATGGATGGCGCCTCCCGGAGCGGCCTCGAGGCCGTGCTTCTTGGCTTGGCGCCCGTCGAGGTCATTCTCGGCACTCCACTCTCGTTCGCTACGGAAAAG CTGATGAGGGCATATGCGGGACCTGCTTCTAATGTCCGGGTTGAGTGCACCCCGCGCATGTGTTTTGGTGAGGCCGGCGCTTTAGCAGAATTGCTGTCTTTTTTTGAGAAGTCAGAGGTCAATTCACCGACCATTGAAAACAATAGGCAGATGATAGAAATAAGTGAAGCAGACAACAGTTGTCACGGGATAGACAATAATCGTCAAGGGATCGACAATGATCTTCATGGGATTGAG GGCATCATGGCTCTGCCAGAGCTAGTGGTGCAAGCAATGGCATTGATTGTTCGCTATCTCAAGGGTTTCGGTATGGAAAGGTTAATCTGCTTTGGTTCTTCATTCCGTCCATTTAGTGCTAATACTGAAATGTCCCTATCAGCAAACGCTCTTCAACAACTTGAG GTATTGAAGAACAACTCAGATGGTTCAGTAGAAGGGTCTTTATTCCAAGCTATGAACAACACATGTACAGCTTTTGGATCTAGGCTGTTTAGACACTGG TTGACCCACCCCTTATGTGATAGAAATCTAATATGTGCTCGTCATGATGCGGTCTCTGAGATCTCTGAATCGATGGGGTCACGGCAACATTCAGATAGCATGCTTCATGATGGAGAGGATGGGGGCTGCACAGCTTCTGTGCGAAGTGATCTAAGCACCGTTCTTTCATCTATTCTAACAATGCTGGGAAGATCACTTGATTCTCAAAGAGGAATAACACGGATTTTTCACTGCAAAGCCACAGCTAAAGAG TTTGTTGGAGTCATCGAGGCTATCCTGACAGCTGGAAAGCAGCTGCAGAAGCTTGTTCTCGAGGATACTGACACTGTGTCTTCTCAGCGTAAATCTGTCCACTCTTCTTTGCTGAGAAGGCTAATAAGTACAGCTTCATCATCCACTGTACTTTCTAATGCTGTGAAACTTCTTTCGTGTCTTAACAAAGATGCTGCTGATCAAGGAGACATGCTAAACATATTCATTGCGTCTGTTGATCAATTCCCTGAG GTTGCAGAGGGCCATGTGACTGTTGAAATGGCCAAGCGAAAACTGGATTTGTTAATTGTTGAGTATCGGAAGCAGCTTGGTATGCGCAACTTGGAGTACAAAACTGTAGCTGGAACAACTTATTTGATTGAA CTACCAGTAGATAGAAGGGTGCCTTCAAATTGGATGAAAGTAAAtagcacaaaaaaaactatcagATACCACACTCCTGAAATCGTGAAAAACTTGGACAATTTAGTGCTGGCTAAGGAAGAACTAGCAGTTATCTGCAGGACAACATGGCATACGTTCCTTATGGATTTCGGCAAATATTATGCGCAGTTTCAAGCAACTGTTGAGTCTCTTGCAGCTCTAGACTGCTTATACTCTCTTGCCACActtgcaaaacaaaat AACTATGTGCAACCTAATTTTGTTCCTGAGAATGAAGCAAGCCAGATTCACATCAAAGACGGCCGCCATCCG GTTCTGGAGTCTCTACTTGGAGACAATTTTGTTCCAAATGATACAGACCTTCAAGCAGATGAGGAGTACTGCCAGATTGTTACAGGACCAAACATGGGAGGAAAAAGTTGCTATATTCGCCAAGTTGCATTAATTACCATTATGGCCCAG GTTGGTTCCTTTGTACCAGCTTCATCAGCAAGATTGCATGTTGTCGATGGAATCTATACTAGGATGGGTGCATCTGACAGTATTCAGCAAGGAACAAGTACCTTCTATGAAGAGTTGAATGAAGCTTCCAACATATTGCATAACTGCTCATCTCGATCCTTAGTTATCATTGATGAGCTTGGTCGTGGAACAAGCACACACGATG AGAGAATTTGA